GGTGGTGCTGGTGGCGCCGTGGAGGATTCGCACGGCGCGGTCGAGCGTGTCCGGCAAGCCGTTCACTTCGACAGTGAGCCCGGCGGGCGTGCGGGTGAGCGTCACGGTGTGGTGCAACGTGCCCCAGGCTTCGCCAAAGGGGCGGCACTCGGTGGTGGTCGCCCAGGTACGGCTGAGAACGGTGCTGGAGTGCGCTGGAACCGCGGTGGTGCTGGGCGTACTGTGTGTCACGATCCTGACCTCGTGTTTTGGATTCCCGGAGGGGCGAAGTTTCCTAGGCCTCTTCCCCTCTTGGGTGCCCCTAATATAGGTGATTCACTTATATGAGTCAATAAGCCTTGACCTGTATAGGTGGTTAACCTAAGCTTTGGCCATGGACACGAATCTTCGGGTACGGGAGGCGATGAGGGCCGCCGTACGCCGGCGTGGCCTGACGCACGCACAACTGGCCTCGCGCCTGGGCATCAAACAGCCCTCCGTCACGCAGTTGCTCAACGGCACCTACGGCAAGATCCCGCAGTCGCTCCTCGAGGCCCTTGATGCTCTCGGCTTGGAGATCACGGTGGTCGAATCTGCGACCGCCGATGACGCGGACACCGCTCAGGCAAAGGCAGAGGCCATGAGCCTGCTCAGCACGAACCCGTGGGGCAAGAAGCCGGCTGGGCTGGCCACTCCCGTCGAGGTCAAAGGGCCGGCCATTGAGGACCTGCTGCAAGAGCACCGTGGACCTGATCTGTGACCGCATCGCGGCGCCTGCTGTACCTGGACACATCCGCGATGATGCGCCTGTACACGAACGAACCGAGGCGAAGCGACGTGCTGGCAGAGCAGGCCGCCGCCGACGGCACGATCGCCCACAGCATCACGTACGTGGAAATGCGTGCTGCACTGGCCGGGCGCCGTGCTCGCAAACTCATATCCAAGGCTGCGTACGAGCAGGCGCTGACTGCATTTGAAAGCGACTGGGAGACTATCGCGAGCATTGCCGTGAATGACGCGCTCCTCCGGCAGGCCGGTGACCTTGCCGAGCAGCACCAGTTACGGGCATACGATGCGGTGCATCTGGCGGCCGCGGTGAAGATTGCGCCCCTGGGCTTGCGGTTCATGACCTTCGACCAGAAGTTACAGGCAGTGGCTGAGCAGGTACTGCCGGGGATGGTATGGCATGGCTGACACTGATCTCAAGCTTGGTCCCCTGACGCTGTATACAGAGCCTGAACCGGCAATCCCTGACCCCCTGCAGCAAGCTCGTGTGGTCGCGGATTTCCTACAGAACCTAGATAAATATATGAGCACACGTCGGGATGCCGAAGACTACCAGCGTCTCCGTTCTGGGGAACTGGAGACATTCTTCAGGCAGTACACCAAGGAAGAAGTCGAAGCGGAACAGCGTCGCCTTACGTTCTACGACCATGAAGGTCAACCGCGACCGATGTACAACGACGAGGTCCTGCGGCGTGGGCTCTTGCCCCCTGAAGACCAGCTGCTGTACTGGTACCGCACGGCCCGCGCACACCAGTGGGGTACGAACAACAGTCTGCCCATCTCCTGGGCGGAGTGGAATCAGTATCGGCAACGTGTCCCAGTCACACAGGTAAAGTCCATCGCCGATCTTCTCCATGATCCCCAAGCGAAAACACGTTCGGCAGACATCCAGGCTGACATCCTGGCGCGCGCGGCCGTGACGGTCCGCTCACTCACAGCCCTTGAAATCAGCAGCCTCGCCAAAGCGCTGCTCCAGGGGATGGTGACATCCGCTCGCATCGGTCTGCCGATCCACTCGAACACACCCGTTCAACTACCGGAACGAATTCCAATGTGGGCCTGGGAAGAGGGCCTCCACATCATCGTTCCCTACTGGTGGGAACTGAAAAACGCTGTGGAAGCTGGCGACGACCTCAGCCCGTATCCAGCGCACCTACAGAGGATGCTGTCGGCCCCACCATACGCACTCATCGACCGGGCGAGCCGGGACGGGCGCAACTGGAAGCACGACCCAACAGAGGACCTTTTCCCTTACTTCGAGGATGGTCGCACCGACGGGATGCGCATCATCTACGGCGCAACGGTCGAGCCCGGCGAGGACATTCAGGTGGCTGCGAAAGCCGCGGTGGAGCAGGTCAACCGCCTCGATGACCGGACGGCAGACGTCTGGCGCGTCATTCTCTGGAAGGCGTCTGAGAAAGGCATCAGCAACTCGAATTTCTACACTCGGATCCGCATTGATACCCGTGAAGTCGCGCAGGCACTGGGTTACAAGAAGCACCACAAGGGTGGCATGAAGCCCGAGCATCTGCTCGAGGTGCATAACGCCCTGGTGCACCTTGAGCGCATGAAGCTCTACATGACCCCTGATGTGAAGGGCACCCTCGAACACACAGCGGGCCAGACGGCAGGGAAGCGCAAAAAGCAGCAGCTCACTAAAGCCCGCGAAGAGAAGGTCATTTCCGTAATGGCGAGAGAAGTGGACCGCGATCTGTTCGGGCAGGAATGCCACATGGTTTGGGAGTTGGCACTCGGCGACTGGGTTTCATTCTTCCCCCATAGCTACGCGCCGATGTTCAAGGCCCTCGTGGAACTGCCGAGCCGCAGCGGTGTGCACAAGTGGGCGAAAAGAATCGGCACTGAACTGGTGCTGCACTACCGCCAGGATGTGAAGGGCACCAAGGTCAAACGGCTGAGGTGGCGAACCATTCTTGATCGTGCCGGCCTGATGCATGAGGTCGACGAACTCAGACAGTCCCCCAGCCGCTCCCGCATCACGAAATACGCAGAGGGCGCCCTAGACGCGTTGAAGGAAATTGGCGTGGTCCATGACTGGCAGATCAACCCACGCGATCTCGCTCGCATCAATGACGGCTTGGGGAAGCCAGGGAACTTCGACACCTGGCTGGAAGCCATGGTGGAGATCACTCCTCCGCCGGAGGTGCTCGAGATCCTGGACACCATCCCTCCACGCAAGCGGAAGACGTAATTCTTGTTCCAACTGCATCACTCCCCCCCTCCAACTGCATCACTCCCCCCCCTCCAACTGCATCACTCCCCCCCCTCCAACTGCATCACTCCCACTTTTTTCTTGTCGTGTGGCACAGCGTTTTTGGCCTCTTTTTTTTCCTAACTAGATCTAACTAGATCTAACTCTGGCAGCCGCCCCGCAGTGGCGGGCGGCCGCCTGAAACAATGAAAGGCAGAGCCGCAGCCACTGCGGAAACTCCACACCCTGCCCGCCATGGGGCAGAACGCGAGGGCAGAGTGACTGGAACGCCGGAAAGCACCAATACACTTCAAGAGGCAGCCCTTGCGGCCCTGCAGCGCGGGTGGAGCGTGCTCCCCGTGCAGGTTTCAGGAGAATGGGCGAAAAAACCTGCCTACGTCCTGGTTGATACAGGTCATTCCGAGGTCAAGGACGGCAAGACCGTTCCTGCATGGAAGGGGCTTCAGACGACGCGGCCCACGCCGACCGATGTGACCACGTGGTTTGCGCGGCCGAACGGTAAAGGCTTGGCGCTGGTAACAGGATCAATCTCGGGTGTGGTCGTCATCGACTTCGACGGACCGGCCGGGGAGGCGCTGCGCGAGCAACTCGGCCTTCCCGTGCACGTTCGGACAGGAAGTGGTGGATCACACGTGTACTTCGAGCATCCTGGCTGGCCCGTCACGACCTTGAACGGCAAGGCCAAGGAAGATCTGGGAAAGCAGTGGCCAGGTCTCGACATCCGCGGCGATGGCGGGTATGCGGTCATTCCCCCCAGCCGTAACGCCAGCGGGCCATACACATGGCTGGGCAGGCCCGGTGAGATGCTGCCCCTCGACCGGCTGCCGGAGGATCTGCGTGCATTTCTTGGCCTTCTTGAAGCTCCGCGCCCATCAGCCCCGCGCAACACCACTCCCAGTACGTCGTATACGGGGCAGCGCCGGGATGGATCAGGGCGGCCACCAGCGGAACTGCTGCTCGGCCGCGCCCTTGATCAGGTGAATGCCGGCGAAGGTCGCAACAACGCCGGCGCCGAGATGGTGATGCAGCTGCGCGACAACGGGTACAGCGAGGGCGAGGCGTGGGACGTCATGCGCGAGTACGTGGCCCGCGTGCCGCAGCAGGACGCCCACGGCCGCCAGGACCCGTACACGGAAGGGGCTGCGCGCGCCACGCTGCGTAGCATCTACACCCGGCCGGCGCGGGATCCCTGGGAGGATCGGCGGCCGGCACCGTCCTCTGGTCCGACCAGCGTCCTGGCCTCGGCTCCCCGATCCGAAGGGGCGCCCCCTAGCCCGGTGGCTGAAACAGGAGACGGGCCGGTCGTTCTCACCGGTGATACGGACTTTGCACGAGTCGATGCCGCTCTTGCCATGCCCCATGCAGAAAACGCTGTCGCTCGCCGGTCGCAGACTGCGGACGACCTGCGTACGCTCCTCCAGGACGGACGACCGGTCTTTGCTCTGGCTCCAACGCACACGATGGAGAGGACCCTCGATGCGGCCGGTGTGGAGTGGTACGCCCTCCCACGCCTGTCGGTGACGGCCACCGGGGAACAACTGCTTGAAGAGTTGCGGACGGCCATGGCCGATGTCTGGGGGGCCAGCCTTGCCGGCAGTCAGACCTTCCTGCAGGAAGAACTCTTGGCGCTGGCCGATGCTCGCCTGAATCGGGGCGGCGCCATGTACCCGACAGGTCTGGCTGAGTTCGACGAGGCGATCGGCGGTGGCTTCTACGACGGCCTGCACGTGCTGGGTGGCGTTACTGGCGGGGGCAAGACAGCCCTGGCGCTGGCGATCGCGGAGGGGAATGCCCGTGCTGGCCGGCCAGTCCTGTATGTCACGTACGAGCAGAGCCGGTACGAGTTGTGGAGCCGCATGATTAGCACGCGCACCGGCATTGCGCAGCGGCACCTCCGATCAGGGGGCACGCCAGAACGCCCGGTCAGTGCAGACCTGCAGATCAACCCGCAGTACATCGACCTGATCGAGAATGTGGCGCCCAGCCTCACTGTGATCGAAGGGGACGGGTTTGATGGTGGTTCCTGGGGTGTGGACCGGATCGCCGCGCAGGTTCGGCGCCTGAAGGCGGCGCACGACGGCCGTGCGCCGCTGGTGATCCTCGATTACCTGCAGCGCATGCCCAGCGGAAGCGAGAAGGACAAGCGGCACCAGGTGGATGACATCGTGATGGGCCTTCAGGTGCGCCTAGGGCGAGAACTCCACGCGCCTCTGCTGCTGATCAGCAGCGTCGGACGCGGTAAGTACGGCGAGCTGGCTACTATGCCGCTTGAAGAGCGCCTGAGTGTGTTCAAGGAATCGGGCGGTGTGGAGTACACCGCGTACACAGCTACATTGCTCTACCCGCTCGGTGCTCAGAACATTCAGGCGCTTGGGCTCGAAGCGCCCCCACTGCCGGGCAGCAGCCGGGCGGCGCTGAAAGGGCTTTGGAAGTACCTCGTGCTCGACCTCGCGAAGAACCGTGAAGGAGAAGCTCCGTGTCAGTGGGTTGTGAGGTGGTATCCGGTGAGGGGCACATTCGAACTCGTGCAGGCCCTCGATCCAGAAGCGTTAGGTCAGGAGGTAGGGAGCGTCGGACGACGGGCAAGTCGCTGATCTCTGGGGGGTGTGCCCCTGCGTTGTCGGAAAAAAGGGCATGCGGAAGAGCAAGCTAGGCCCTGCCACTCTTACCCCTCGACTTCGGTACTACACCGAAGAAGAACTGTGCGTTCTCTTGGACACCTTGACTTGTCCGTACTGCCGGTGCGACGTCGCCGATACGGACGTCAGTACACCGAACGAGAAAGCGGTTGTCTTTTCCTGTCCCACATGTAGGAGAACCGGCCGCCTGCACACGCTGTGACGCAGAGTCGATGCAGCCGTAAGTGCCAAGTGGGGAGGGCACAGGGTGTGCCATGTCGGATCCGACATTCCCGCACCATGAGCCATGGACACGTTCCCTACGATCAGCACGGAAAAACCGCCCTTCAGCCGCGCCACCAACGGTGTCATGTGGGCCGTACTCAGCGCCTACGCCCGCAGCCTGCCCCGCGGGTCACCCGAGTACCACCGCGCCCGGCGAGCGGCCTTCCGTGCCTTCTGGAGCGGCATGACCTCCCAGGGGGAGGCGGTCGTCCAAGCGGCCGAACTGGGCCTCACCAGGTACGCCAACCTCACCACTGCCGGCCGCGCCTTGGCCGCCGATTTCATCGCCCGCCTGGGTGTGCCAGCCTCGGACTCACCCTCCCATACCGTGGACTCGATATGACCCCATCCACCCTGACCGAAGCGGTGCTCCTCGACCGTTACGCCGACATGCTGGCCATCTATGACCTCTACCTGGGGTCTGAAGATGGCCAGGCCGCGCCCAAGCGCAGCAGCCTCGTGGCCACCCGCGACCACATTCAGCAGCTGCGCGACGGTGCAGAGATCACGCCGGCGCACCTGCTCTCTCTGCTCAGAGCGGCCCGCCATCAGTACGCCGGGATCCGCCCCGCTGACGCTGGCTACGACTGCAGCGATCCCGGCGACGAGGAGGCCAGAGAGGTGGTCGAAGAGTGCGCCGCGGCCCTGCGTGTCCGTGCGGCACAGATCCACCCTGGAGCAGTCGCGATTGCCGACTCGTTGGGCCAGCACGTGTATCCGCAGACGGCCTCTGCCATGGCCATGCTGCTGGGCCTGAGCATGAACACGGCCGATCAGGTCAATCACGTGCGCCGTTTGCGGACTCTGCCGCAGGCCTGAGGCCGGTACCCTGTGACCGCAGCAGTACGCGCCTGTGGCTCGGCCATAAGGCGCGTACGCGAAGGTGAAAGAAGGTAGGCCGGTCACCACCCTCCCCTACTTCGCCCTGACGTCAGTCCGTTACCTTCCGCCCGGCATTCTCTTTGTCTTCAAGAATCTTGCCGAGGATGAAGAATGTCGGGGCCCAGTGTCCGATAAACAGACCATCGCGCTCTTTGTCGGAGGTGTCGCTCTGGAAGTATTGGCTGGCGCTGAGGATGATGGAGCCGAAGCCGAGCAGGTACAGAATGTTGTGGGCTTTCATGGATCCTCCTGTGGGTTCCTCCGGGTGGAGGGGGGGTACAGCCATGACACCCTGAGACGCAGGCGGCAACGGTGCGTGTTCTCACCCTGTGAGGGCAGAGTCAATGTCAC
This portion of the Deinococcus metalli genome encodes:
- a CDS encoding XRE family transcriptional regulator, whose product is MDTNLRVREAMRAAVRRRGLTHAQLASRLGIKQPSVTQLLNGTYGKIPQSLLEALDALGLEITVVESATADDADTAQAKAEAMSLLSTNPWGKKPAGLATPVEVKGPAIEDLLQEHRGPDL
- a CDS encoding type II toxin-antitoxin system VapC family toxin: MTASRRLLYLDTSAMMRLYTNEPRRSDVLAEQAAADGTIAHSITYVEMRAALAGRRARKLISKAAYEQALTAFESDWETIASIAVNDALLRQAGDLAEQHQLRAYDAVHLAAAVKIAPLGLRFMTFDQKLQAVAEQVLPGMVWHG
- a CDS encoding bifunctional DNA primase/polymerase gives rise to the protein MKGRAAATAETPHPARHGAEREGRVTGTPESTNTLQEAALAALQRGWSVLPVQVSGEWAKKPAYVLVDTGHSEVKDGKTVPAWKGLQTTRPTPTDVTTWFARPNGKGLALVTGSISGVVVIDFDGPAGEALREQLGLPVHVRTGSGGSHVYFEHPGWPVTTLNGKAKEDLGKQWPGLDIRGDGGYAVIPPSRNASGPYTWLGRPGEMLPLDRLPEDLRAFLGLLEAPRPSAPRNTTPSTSYTGQRRDGSGRPPAELLLGRALDQVNAGEGRNNAGAEMVMQLRDNGYSEGEAWDVMREYVARVPQQDAHGRQDPYTEGAARATLRSIYTRPARDPWEDRRPAPSSGPTSVLASAPRSEGAPPSPVAETGDGPVVLTGDTDFARVDAALAMPHAENAVARRSQTADDLRTLLQDGRPVFALAPTHTMERTLDAAGVEWYALPRLSVTATGEQLLEELRTAMADVWGASLAGSQTFLQEELLALADARLNRGGAMYPTGLAEFDEAIGGGFYDGLHVLGGVTGGGKTALALAIAEGNARAGRPVLYVTYEQSRYELWSRMISTRTGIAQRHLRSGGTPERPVSADLQINPQYIDLIENVAPSLTVIEGDGFDGGSWGVDRIAAQVRRLKAAHDGRAPLVILDYLQRMPSGSEKDKRHQVDDIVMGLQVRLGRELHAPLLLISSVGRGKYGELATMPLEERLSVFKESGGVEYTAYTATLLYPLGAQNIQALGLEAPPLPGSSRAALKGLWKYLVLDLAKNREGEAPCQWVVRWYPVRGTFELVQALDPEALGQEVGSVGRRASR